The Burkholderia pyrrocinia genome has a segment encoding these proteins:
- a CDS encoding DUF4148 domain-containing protein produces MNVLRFAVATAAATLLSPAFARTDAAAPEQGLTRAEVIAQLKQAYLDGELPTNDGNYPPSAATRARNRELVQAASPAWLAQTPQAPQTAAQQ; encoded by the coding sequence ATGAACGTCTTGCGATTCGCCGTCGCGACCGCCGCAGCCACCCTGCTGTCCCCCGCCTTTGCCCGGACCGATGCCGCGGCGCCCGAACAGGGCCTGACACGCGCGGAAGTCATCGCCCAGCTCAAGCAGGCCTATCTCGACGGCGAACTGCCGACGAACGACGGCAACTACCCGCCGAGCGCCGCGACGCGCGCGCGCAACCGCGAACTCGTGCAGGCCGCGAGCCCCGCGTGGCTTGCCCAGACGCCGCAGGCACCGCAAACGGCTGCGCAGCAGTAG
- a CDS encoding LysR substrate-binding domain-containing protein, translating into MRPLPPELLRSFVAVAQSGSFTAASERVNLSQSTVSQHIRRLEELLDRPLFERDTRNVHLSQHGDALFRYAVRILELMDEAVTSVCGPPLSGKVRLAMSEDFASTHLTSALASFVQRNPEVELAISTGLSGDLFDALDEGRHDLVFAKRIAGSRRGRVIRSEPLYWCTGPDSRITGHEAVLPLALHPEPSVSRRRVLETLDAIGRPYRIAVVSSSIAVLRAAASAGLGVSAFAGYVIPAGLARLDAGLPELGELEYVIDRPAAASRSTLALEATLVAAAAEL; encoded by the coding sequence ATGCGTCCGTTACCGCCCGAGCTGCTGCGCAGCTTCGTCGCCGTTGCCCAGTCCGGCAGTTTCACCGCCGCGTCCGAGCGCGTGAACCTGTCGCAGTCGACCGTCAGCCAGCATATCCGCCGCCTCGAGGAGCTGCTCGACCGGCCGCTCTTCGAGCGCGACACACGCAACGTGCACCTGTCGCAGCACGGCGACGCGCTGTTCCGCTACGCGGTGCGCATCCTCGAACTGATGGACGAAGCCGTCACGTCGGTGTGCGGGCCGCCGCTGTCGGGCAAGGTGCGGCTCGCGATGTCGGAGGATTTCGCGTCGACGCACCTGACGTCCGCGCTCGCGAGCTTCGTGCAGCGCAATCCGGAGGTCGAGCTCGCGATCTCGACCGGGCTGTCGGGCGACCTGTTCGACGCGCTCGACGAAGGCCGGCACGATCTGGTGTTCGCGAAGCGCATCGCGGGCAGCCGGCGCGGCCGCGTGATCCGCAGCGAGCCGCTGTACTGGTGCACCGGCCCCGATTCGCGGATCACCGGCCACGAAGCCGTGCTGCCGCTCGCGCTGCATCCGGAGCCGAGCGTGTCGCGCCGCCGTGTGCTCGAAACGCTCGACGCGATCGGCCGGCCTTACCGGATCGCGGTGGTGAGCAGCAGCATCGCGGTACTGCGCGCGGCCGCGAGCGCGGGGCTCGGCGTCAGCGCGTTCGCCGGCTACGTGATTCCGGCCGGGCTCGCGCGGCTCGACGCGGGGCTGCCCGAGCTCGGCGAACTCGAATACGTGATCGACCGGCCGGCCGCCGCGTCGCGCTCGACGCTCGCGCTCGAAGCCACGCTGGTCGCGGCGGCGGCGGAGTTGTAA
- a CDS encoding Hsp20/alpha crystallin family protein → MNTNPTVAERHTATAHPAAADAARRPAITPAVDIVENNLGVTLRADLPGVPRENLDVKVYDNTLTIEADTQIDTPADLRVRHAEVRAPRYARTFVLSPDLDTSRIDANLRDGVLTLTIPRREETRPRRIDVTAGNA, encoded by the coding sequence ATGAATACGAACCCGACCGTGGCCGAACGCCACACCGCCACTGCTCACCCGGCCGCCGCCGACGCCGCGCGCCGGCCCGCGATTACGCCGGCCGTCGACATCGTCGAGAACAATCTCGGCGTCACGCTGCGGGCCGACCTGCCCGGCGTGCCGCGCGAGAACCTCGACGTAAAGGTGTACGACAACACGCTGACGATCGAAGCCGATACGCAGATCGACACGCCGGCCGACCTGCGCGTGCGGCACGCCGAAGTCCGCGCGCCGCGTTATGCACGTACCTTCGTGCTGAGCCCCGATCTCGACACGTCGAGGATCGACGCGAACCTGCGTGACGGCGTGCTGACGCTGACGATTCCGCGCCGCGAAGAAACACGTCCGCGCCGCATCGATGTGACGGCAGGCAACGCGTAA
- the mdcA gene encoding malonate decarboxylase subunit alpha, whose translation MTGWNHARQARDARLAAGAAYAQGKRVDARDTVALLEAVLRPGDRVCLEGDNQKQADLLATALADVDSAKVYDLHMVQSGVVLPEHLDVFERGIAKRLDFAYSGPQSQRIAKLLFGGKIALGAVHTYLELFARYFIDLTPHVALIAAVSADRDGNLYTGPNTEDTPTVVEATAFKDGIVIAQVDRIVDKVPRVDIPGDRVHFVVEAGRPFYVEPLFTRDPAAITETQILTAMLALKGIYEPYGIKRLNHGIGFNTAAIELLLPTYGEKLGLKGKVCTHWALNPHPTLIPAIESGWVEQIHCFGSEVGMDDYIRARSDVWFTGPDGSLRSNRAFCQTAGLYACDMFIGSTLQIDLSGHSSTVTAERIAGFGGAPNMGSDARGRRHPSEPWLKAGAEADPDTPAPLRRGRKLVVQIGETFGDKNVPMFVEKLDALKLADKLQLDLAPIMVYGDDVTHIVTEEGIANLLMCRDKDEREHAIRGVAGYTDVGRGRDRKMVERLRERGVIRRPEDLGIDPLDADRRWLAARSIKDLVHWSGGLYAPPARFRNW comes from the coding sequence ATGACGGGATGGAATCACGCGCGGCAGGCGCGCGATGCACGCCTCGCGGCCGGCGCAGCTTACGCGCAGGGCAAGCGGGTCGACGCGCGCGACACCGTCGCGTTGCTCGAAGCGGTGCTGCGGCCGGGTGACCGCGTCTGCCTCGAAGGCGACAACCAGAAGCAGGCCGACCTGCTCGCGACGGCGCTCGCCGACGTCGACAGCGCGAAGGTGTACGACTTGCACATGGTGCAGTCGGGCGTCGTGCTGCCCGAGCATCTCGACGTGTTCGAGCGCGGCATCGCGAAGCGTCTCGATTTCGCGTATTCGGGCCCGCAGTCGCAGCGGATCGCGAAGCTGCTGTTCGGCGGCAAGATCGCGCTCGGCGCGGTGCACACCTATCTCGAGCTGTTCGCGCGCTACTTCATCGACCTCACGCCGCACGTCGCGCTGATCGCCGCGGTCAGCGCCGACCGCGACGGCAACCTGTACACGGGCCCGAACACCGAGGACACGCCGACCGTCGTCGAGGCCACCGCGTTCAAGGACGGCATCGTGATCGCGCAGGTCGACCGCATCGTCGACAAGGTGCCGCGCGTCGACATCCCCGGCGACCGCGTGCATTTCGTCGTCGAGGCCGGCCGGCCGTTCTACGTCGAGCCGCTGTTCACGCGCGATCCGGCCGCGATCACCGAAACGCAGATCCTCACCGCGATGCTCGCGCTCAAGGGCATCTACGAACCGTACGGCATCAAGCGACTGAACCACGGGATCGGCTTCAACACGGCAGCGATCGAGCTGCTGCTGCCGACCTACGGCGAGAAGCTCGGGCTGAAGGGCAAGGTCTGCACGCACTGGGCGCTCAATCCGCACCCGACGCTGATTCCCGCGATCGAGTCGGGCTGGGTCGAGCAGATCCACTGCTTCGGCTCCGAGGTCGGGATGGACGACTACATCCGTGCGCGTTCCGACGTGTGGTTCACGGGCCCCGACGGGTCGCTGCGCTCGAACCGCGCGTTCTGCCAGACGGCCGGCCTCTACGCGTGCGACATGTTCATCGGCTCGACGCTGCAGATCGATCTGTCCGGCCATTCGTCGACGGTCACGGCCGAGCGGATCGCCGGCTTCGGCGGTGCGCCGAACATGGGCAGCGATGCACGCGGGCGGCGCCATCCGAGCGAGCCGTGGCTGAAGGCCGGCGCGGAAGCCGACCCCGACACGCCGGCGCCGCTGCGGCGCGGCCGCAAGCTCGTCGTGCAGATCGGCGAGACCTTCGGCGACAAGAACGTGCCGATGTTCGTCGAGAAGCTCGATGCGCTGAAGCTGGCCGACAAGCTGCAGCTCGACCTCGCGCCGATCATGGTCTACGGCGACGACGTCACGCACATCGTCACCGAGGAAGGGATCGCGAACCTGCTGATGTGCCGCGACAAGGACGAGCGCGAGCACGCGATCCGCGGCGTCGCCGGCTATACGGACGTCGGCCGCGGCCGCGACCGGAAGATGGTCGAGCGGCTGCGCGAGCGCGGCGTGATCCGCCGCCCGGAGGATCTCGGCATCGATCCGCTCGACGCCGACCGCCGCTGGCTCGCCGCGCGCTCGATCAAGGATCTCGTGCACTGGTCGGGCGGGCTCTATGCGCCGCCGGCCCGGTTCCGCAACTGGTGA
- the madM gene encoding malonate transporter subunit MadM codes for MLQMLEKVVAHNGLVASFALVGLIMWLSSIASRKLTFGRVHGSAIAIVIGLVLAYVGGAFTGGEKGIADVPLFAGVGLMGGAMLRDFAIVATAFEVQPTEARKAGLVGVVSLLLGTVLPFIVGACIARAFGYTDAVSMTTIGAGAVTYIVGPVTGAAIGASSDVIALSIATGLVKAIIVMVGTPVAANFMGLKTPRSAMIFGGLAGTVSGVSAGLAATDRRLVPYGALVATFHTGVGCLLGPSVLFFATRALVGG; via the coding sequence ATGCTGCAGATGCTCGAAAAAGTCGTCGCCCACAACGGGCTCGTCGCGTCGTTCGCGCTGGTCGGCCTGATCATGTGGCTGTCGTCGATCGCGTCGCGCAAGCTCACGTTCGGCCGCGTTCACGGCTCCGCGATCGCGATCGTGATCGGTCTCGTGCTCGCATATGTCGGCGGTGCGTTCACCGGCGGCGAGAAGGGAATCGCCGACGTGCCGCTGTTCGCGGGCGTCGGCCTGATGGGCGGCGCGATGCTGCGCGATTTCGCGATCGTCGCGACCGCGTTCGAAGTGCAGCCGACCGAGGCGCGCAAGGCCGGGCTCGTCGGCGTCGTATCGCTGCTGCTCGGCACCGTGCTGCCGTTCATCGTCGGCGCGTGCATCGCGCGCGCGTTCGGTTATACCGACGCGGTCAGCATGACGACCATCGGCGCGGGCGCCGTCACCTACATCGTCGGGCCCGTGACGGGCGCGGCGATCGGTGCGAGCTCCGACGTGATCGCGCTCAGCATCGCGACGGGGCTCGTGAAGGCGATCATCGTGATGGTCGGCACGCCGGTCGCGGCGAACTTCATGGGCCTGAAGACGCCGCGTTCCGCGATGATCTTCGGCGGCCTCGCGGGCACCGTCAGCGGCGTGAGCGCGGGGCTCGCCGCGACCGACCGCCGGCTCGTGCCGTACGGCGCGCTGGTCGCGACGTTCCATACGGGCGTCGGCTGCCTGCTCGGCCCGTCGGTGCTGTTCTTCGCGACGCGCGCGCTGGTCGGCGGCTAG
- the madL gene encoding malonate transporter subunit MadL, producing MIIYGTALLAFCHLAGLFLGDLLGSAIGVKTNVGGVGIAMLLLICLRLWLHRRGWLPKETEAGVGFWGAMYIPVVVAMAANQNVVAALKGGPVALLSAVGAVAICACCIAVLVRMGRDDTAFAGVPQFEEQ from the coding sequence ATGATCATCTACGGAACCGCGCTGCTGGCGTTCTGCCACCTGGCCGGACTGTTCCTCGGCGACCTGCTGGGCAGCGCGATCGGCGTGAAGACCAACGTCGGCGGGGTCGGCATCGCGATGCTGCTGCTGATCTGCCTGCGCCTGTGGCTGCACCGGCGCGGCTGGCTGCCGAAGGAGACCGAGGCAGGCGTCGGCTTCTGGGGCGCGATGTACATCCCGGTCGTCGTCGCGATGGCCGCGAACCAGAACGTCGTCGCCGCGCTGAAGGGCGGCCCGGTCGCGCTGCTGTCCGCCGTCGGCGCGGTCGCGATCTGCGCATGCTGCATCGCGGTACTCGTGCGCATGGGGCGCGACGACACGGCCTTCGCGGGCGTGCCGCAATTCGAAGAACAATAA
- a CDS encoding Hsp20/alpha crystallin family protein — MSGIHNGHDLFDEFARVQRQVANLFGELPSGIRAVRPSAFPALNVGATDDAIEIVAFAPGMAAADFDVSIDKDLLTISGERKPAPRGEGDDVRTYAQERFHGTFRRVVELPQNADADNVSARYENGCLLIRVGRREASKPRAITVQ; from the coding sequence ATGAGCGGTATCCATAACGGCCACGACCTGTTCGACGAATTCGCCCGCGTGCAGCGGCAGGTCGCGAACCTGTTCGGCGAACTCCCGTCCGGCATCCGCGCGGTACGGCCAAGCGCGTTCCCCGCGCTCAACGTCGGCGCCACCGACGATGCAATCGAGATCGTCGCGTTCGCGCCCGGCATGGCCGCAGCCGACTTCGACGTGTCGATCGACAAGGACCTGCTGACGATCAGCGGCGAGCGCAAACCGGCGCCGCGCGGCGAAGGCGACGACGTGCGCACGTATGCGCAGGAGCGCTTTCACGGCACGTTCCGCCGCGTCGTCGAGCTGCCGCAGAATGCGGACGCCGACAACGTCAGCGCACGTTACGAAAACGGCTGCCTGCTGATTCGCGTCGGCCGGCGCGAAGCATCGAAGCCGCGTGCGATCACCGTTCAGTAA
- the mdcC gene encoding malonate decarboxylase acyl carrier protein has translation MEQLNYRFTARERAKGEQAAALVGVVASGNLEVLVERVLPGNECEIDIRTAAVGFGAVWQAVVADFVERRTPGGLKLSINDGGARPDMVSLRLAQAVRAIEGDA, from the coding sequence ATGGAACAGTTGAACTATCGCTTCACCGCGCGCGAGCGCGCGAAGGGCGAGCAGGCCGCGGCGCTCGTCGGCGTGGTCGCGTCCGGCAATCTGGAAGTGCTCGTCGAGCGCGTGCTGCCGGGCAACGAATGCGAGATCGACATCCGCACCGCGGCGGTCGGCTTCGGCGCGGTGTGGCAGGCCGTGGTGGCGGATTTCGTCGAGCGGCGCACGCCGGGCGGCCTGAAGCTGTCGATCAACGACGGCGGCGCGCGGCCCGACATGGTGTCGCTGCGGCTCGCGCAGGCCGTGCGCGCGATCGAGGGAGACGCATGA
- a CDS encoding 3-hydroxyacyl-CoA dehydrogenase NAD-binding domain-containing protein: MNIRRIAIVGAGVIGASWAAFYLTQGFDVVATDPAPQADARLRDALAAFLGDRAAELSARLSFDADLVRALDGVDFVQENGPERLDLKRALYRQMDDVLPAHVPIASSSSGLKMSDIQTACAKHPERCLIAHPFNPPHLIPLVELVGGDATGQDVIARVKDFYDALGKQTIVLNKEMTGHVANRLAAALFREVYHLVGEGVVSVADADKAVAWGPGLRWGLMGQCLTYHLGGGAGGIAHFLEHLSGPITTWWDDLGTPSFDPDVDRKLTDELRAIQGEHSMQELAAERDRLLVELIDARRRSFLP; the protein is encoded by the coding sequence ATGAACATTCGACGCATCGCGATCGTCGGCGCCGGCGTGATCGGCGCGAGCTGGGCCGCTTTCTATCTGACGCAGGGCTTCGACGTCGTCGCGACCGATCCGGCGCCGCAAGCCGATGCGCGGCTGCGCGACGCGCTGGCCGCGTTTCTCGGCGACCGGGCCGCCGAACTTTCCGCGCGGCTGTCGTTCGACGCCGATCTCGTGCGCGCGCTCGACGGCGTCGATTTCGTGCAGGAGAACGGCCCGGAACGGCTCGACCTGAAGCGCGCGCTGTACCGGCAGATGGACGACGTGCTGCCCGCGCATGTGCCGATCGCGTCGAGCTCGTCGGGCCTGAAGATGTCGGACATCCAGACGGCGTGCGCGAAGCATCCGGAACGCTGCCTGATCGCGCATCCGTTCAATCCGCCGCATCTGATTCCGCTCGTCGAGCTGGTCGGCGGCGACGCGACCGGCCAGGACGTGATCGCGCGCGTGAAGGATTTCTACGACGCACTCGGCAAGCAGACGATCGTCCTCAACAAGGAGATGACCGGCCACGTCGCGAACCGGCTCGCGGCCGCGCTGTTCCGCGAGGTGTATCACCTCGTCGGCGAAGGCGTCGTGAGCGTGGCCGATGCGGACAAGGCCGTCGCATGGGGGCCGGGTCTGCGCTGGGGGCTGATGGGGCAGTGCCTGACCTATCACCTCGGCGGCGGCGCGGGTGGGATCGCACACTTCCTCGAACACTTGTCGGGGCCGATCACGACCTGGTGGGACGACCTCGGCACGCCTTCGTTCGATCCGGACGTCGACCGCAAGCTGACCGACGAATTGCGCGCGATCCAGGGCGAGCATTCGATGCAGGAACTGGCGGCCGAGCGCGACCGGCTGCTCGTCGAGCTGATCGACGCGCGTCGCCGTAGCTTTCTGCCCTGA